A DNA window from Legionella sp. MW5194 contains the following coding sequences:
- a CDS encoding agmatine/peptidylarginine deiminase: MIMSTPKHDGFMMPPEWYPHAGCWMAWPCHLQTWETIGLERARHAYARVANAIAAFEPLTMIVNPGDEAGARALCDKKIHLMTLPINDSWTRDTGPTFLLDGNYQLAGVDWIHNAWGGNYNDYALDNRIAGAIINATTARSFKAPFVMEGGSFHVDGEGTVLTTRECLLNTNRNPHLSEQEIESYLHEYLGTQKAIWLNKGLVGDETDGHVDEIACFIAPGKVLCLITHDRNDENYHILHDNLETLKTAVDAQGRRLDVYTVEQPPATWMNGERLTLSYINFYLANGGIVMPAFGHEKQDKAAFRLFRELFPNHRISQIDALDVFAGGGGIHCITQQQPRSQ, encoded by the coding sequence ATAATTATGTCGACTCCAAAACATGATGGTTTCATGATGCCGCCTGAATGGTATCCTCATGCCGGATGCTGGATGGCTTGGCCCTGCCACCTTCAAACCTGGGAAACGATAGGTCTTGAACGCGCCCGTCACGCTTATGCCCGAGTCGCCAATGCCATTGCCGCGTTTGAACCGCTGACAATGATTGTTAATCCCGGTGATGAAGCCGGGGCAAGAGCCCTTTGTGATAAAAAAATACATTTGATGACCTTACCCATCAATGACTCCTGGACGCGCGATACCGGACCGACCTTCCTGCTGGATGGCAATTACCAATTGGCCGGTGTGGACTGGATTCACAATGCCTGGGGCGGCAATTACAATGACTATGCCCTGGATAACCGCATTGCCGGCGCCATCATCAACGCGACAACCGCGCGCTCATTTAAAGCACCCTTCGTCATGGAAGGCGGCTCGTTTCATGTCGATGGCGAAGGAACGGTGCTTACCACCCGTGAATGCCTGCTCAACACCAATCGCAATCCGCATTTAAGCGAACAGGAAATCGAATCGTATCTCCATGAATACCTGGGTACCCAAAAAGCCATTTGGCTCAACAAGGGCCTTGTCGGCGATGAGACTGATGGTCATGTGGATGAGATCGCCTGCTTTATTGCGCCCGGAAAAGTACTGTGTCTGATTACTCACGACCGCAATGATGAAAATTATCACATCCTGCATGACAATCTGGAAACACTAAAAACAGCGGTTGACGCGCAAGGACGCCGCCTGGACGTCTACACCGTGGAACAACCCCCGGCCACCTGGATGAACGGTGAGCGCCTGACCTTGTCCTACATCAATTTTTATTTAGCGAATGGCGGCATTGTCATGCCGGCGTTTGGCCATGAAAAGCAGGATAAGGCAGCCTTTCGGCTTTTTAGGGAACTGTTCCCCAACCATCGTATCAGCCAGATTGACGCGCTCGATGTTTTTGCCGGCGGCGGTGGAATCCATTGCATTACCCAGCAGCAACCGCGCAGTCAATAA
- a CDS encoding hydroxymethylglutaryl-CoA lyase: protein MNYPNQVTLVEVGPRDGLQNEITFVSTRKKIELINQLSQSGLKRIEVTSFVSPKAIPQLSDNLEVYAGIDKPAGVQFSALVPNTRGLQRAIEAGVTEIAVFTAASEEFNRRNINCSIAESLARIAEIIPLAQAHQIKIRGYVSCVVGCPYEGAIAPEKVLDVARELAQLGIYEISLGDTIGVGTPRQTSLLLEKILNYLPAKQIAMHFHDTYGQAIANIHASLQCGITCFDSSVAGLGGCPYARGASGNVATEDVLYLMHGLGIETGVDIYKIVHAGDMICKAMSRKNQSKVANALLANPC from the coding sequence ATGAACTACCCAAACCAAGTGACCCTCGTTGAGGTAGGTCCACGCGATGGACTGCAGAATGAAATTACCTTTGTGTCGACACGAAAAAAAATTGAATTGATTAACCAGCTCAGTCAAAGCGGCTTAAAACGGATTGAGGTCACCAGTTTTGTCTCGCCCAAAGCCATTCCACAACTGTCTGACAACCTTGAAGTCTATGCCGGCATCGATAAACCCGCCGGCGTGCAATTTTCCGCGCTGGTTCCAAATACCCGGGGGCTGCAACGTGCGATCGAGGCAGGAGTAACAGAAATTGCAGTCTTTACCGCCGCCAGTGAAGAATTTAATCGCCGCAACATCAATTGCTCCATCGCAGAAAGCCTTGCGCGCATTGCCGAGATAATTCCCTTGGCTCAGGCCCATCAAATCAAAATCCGGGGGTATGTGTCCTGCGTTGTGGGTTGCCCCTATGAAGGAGCCATTGCTCCTGAAAAAGTGCTGGACGTCGCCCGCGAATTGGCGCAGCTGGGTATTTATGAAATCAGTCTGGGCGACACCATTGGTGTGGGCACCCCCAGACAAACCTCGCTGCTGCTTGAGAAGATTTTAAACTATCTGCCCGCAAAGCAAATCGCCATGCATTTTCATGATACCTACGGTCAGGCCATTGCCAACATCCATGCGTCACTGCAATGCGGCATTACCTGTTTTGACAGCTCGGTCGCCGGCCTCGGCGGCTGCCCCTATGCCCGCGGTGCCAGCGGCAATGTGGCGACAGAAGACGTGCTTTACCTGATGCACGGACTTGGCATTGAAACCGGTGTTGACATTTACAAAATCGTCCATGCCGGCGACATGATTTGCAAAGCCATGTCAAGAAAAAATCAGTCCAAGGTTGCCAATGCCCTTTTAGCCAATCCCTGTTAA
- a CDS encoding enoyl-CoA hydratase-related protein has product MSHLLHEWHDHVSVITLNRVEKHNAFDDTLLHDLQKTLDEAIAHPDTKALILKAKGKHFSAGADAHWMQRMAHYSEEENVKDALVLARVMNTLYTSNKPTIAMVQGSAFGGGAGLVAACDIAIAAQSARFCFSEVKLGLVPAVISPYVVNAVGARVAKWLFMSAEMIDAERAKQLNLVHHCIDEDQLWEYTLTYAQKMTTLAPQAVSECKTLVDCVDGKPIDEALIEKTAAIIAKKRVSAEGQRGLRAFLNKETPNWN; this is encoded by the coding sequence ATGAGCCACCTGTTGCATGAATGGCACGATCACGTGTCAGTGATCACCTTAAACCGGGTCGAGAAACACAATGCGTTTGATGACACGCTGCTTCATGATTTGCAAAAAACCCTGGATGAGGCCATCGCCCACCCAGACACCAAAGCCCTTATTTTAAAGGCCAAGGGCAAGCATTTTTCAGCCGGTGCCGATGCCCATTGGATGCAGCGAATGGCCCATTACAGCGAAGAGGAAAACGTCAAGGATGCCCTGGTGCTTGCCCGGGTGATGAATACCCTCTACACCAGCAACAAACCCACCATCGCCATGGTCCAGGGATCCGCTTTTGGCGGCGGTGCCGGGTTAGTGGCGGCCTGTGATATTGCGATCGCCGCGCAGTCCGCGCGCTTTTGCTTTTCCGAGGTTAAGCTTGGCCTGGTCCCCGCGGTCATTAGCCCTTATGTGGTCAATGCCGTCGGCGCACGCGTGGCCAAATGGTTGTTCATGAGTGCCGAAATGATCGATGCCGAGCGCGCCAAACAGCTTAATCTGGTCCATCATTGTATTGATGAGGATCAATTATGGGAGTATACCCTGACTTATGCACAAAAGATGACAACGCTTGCCCCGCAGGCTGTCTCGGAATGCAAAACACTGGTTGACTGCGTTGACGGCAAACCCATCGATGAGGCATTAATCGAAAAAACAGCCGCGATCATTGCAAAAAAACGGGTTTCTGCGGAAGGTCAGCGCGGGCTTCGCGCCTTCCTTAACAAAGAAACCCCCAACTGGAATTAA
- a CDS encoding carboxyl transferase domain-containing protein — protein sequence MAKIVSQINTASTEFKQNAAAMEAQVLQLRDLVEQIARGGDDNARARHLKHGKLLPRERLQQLLDPGSPFLELSQLAAYQVYDDVVPAAGIITGIGRINGTECIIVVNDATVKGGTYYPLTVKKHLRAQDIARSNHLPCVYLVDSGGAFLPRQDEVFPDRDHFGRIFYNQATLSAENIPQIAVVMGSCTAGGAYVPAMADESIMVRNQATIFLGGPPLVKAATGEVISAEELGGADVHCRQSGVADHYAENDAHALFLARQTIAFLNRKKPEQLTRIDSREPLYAAHELNGIVPVDPRKPFDIREIIARLVDASEFDEFKALYGTTLVCGFAHLYGYPIGIVANNGILFGESALKGTHFIELCVQRRIPLLFLQNITGFMVGSKYEAGGIAKHGAKMVTAVANANVPKFTVLVGGSFGAGNYAMCGRAYEPRFLWSWPNARISVMGGEQAANVLAQVNRDKHTKQGTHWSEEAEEAFKAELRAQYETQGHPYYASARLWDDGVIAPEDTRMVLGLSLSAALNAPISATRFGVFRM from the coding sequence ATGGCAAAAATTGTCAGTCAGATTAATACGGCAAGCACCGAATTTAAACAAAACGCGGCCGCCATGGAGGCCCAGGTTTTGCAGTTACGCGATCTTGTTGAACAAATCGCCCGGGGCGGCGATGACAATGCGCGCGCCAGGCATTTGAAGCATGGCAAGCTGCTGCCACGCGAGAGGCTGCAACAATTGCTGGACCCCGGCAGCCCATTTCTGGAGTTATCGCAGCTTGCAGCCTATCAGGTTTATGACGACGTTGTCCCTGCAGCCGGCATCATTACCGGCATTGGGCGAATCAATGGCACCGAATGCATCATTGTGGTCAATGATGCCACTGTAAAAGGCGGCACCTATTATCCGCTCACGGTTAAAAAGCATTTAAGGGCTCAGGACATCGCACGCAGCAATCACCTGCCCTGCGTTTATCTGGTGGATTCCGGTGGCGCCTTTTTACCGCGACAGGATGAAGTGTTCCCTGATCGCGATCATTTTGGCCGCATTTTTTATAATCAGGCCACGCTGTCTGCCGAAAACATCCCGCAGATTGCCGTGGTGATGGGTTCGTGTACCGCAGGCGGCGCTTACGTCCCTGCCATGGCCGATGAATCCATCATGGTCCGCAATCAGGCCACCATTTTTTTAGGCGGGCCGCCGCTGGTCAAAGCGGCGACCGGTGAAGTGATCAGCGCTGAAGAATTGGGCGGCGCCGATGTCCATTGCCGTCAATCCGGTGTGGCTGATCATTACGCTGAAAACGATGCCCATGCCCTGTTTCTGGCGCGTCAAACCATTGCTTTTTTGAATCGCAAAAAGCCGGAGCAGCTAACCCGCATTGACAGCCGCGAACCGCTGTATGCCGCCCACGAACTCAATGGCATCGTCCCTGTAGACCCCCGCAAACCTTTTGATATCCGTGAAATCATTGCCCGTCTCGTCGATGCCTCTGAATTTGATGAATTCAAAGCTTTGTACGGCACCACCCTGGTTTGCGGTTTTGCCCATCTGTATGGTTACCCTATCGGCATTGTGGCCAATAATGGCATTTTATTCGGTGAAAGCGCATTAAAAGGCACTCATTTTATCGAACTGTGTGTCCAGCGCCGCATTCCCCTGCTGTTTTTACAGAACATCACCGGTTTTATGGTAGGCAGCAAATACGAAGCCGGTGGCATCGCCAAACACGGGGCCAAAATGGTCACTGCCGTTGCCAATGCCAATGTGCCCAAATTCACCGTCCTTGTCGGCGGCAGTTTTGGCGCCGGCAACTACGCCATGTGCGGACGCGCCTACGAGCCGCGGTTTTTATGGAGCTGGCCCAATGCCCGCATCTCAGTCATGGGTGGCGAGCAAGCCGCCAATGTGCTGGCGCAAGTGAATCGCGACAAGCACACCAAACAAGGCACCCACTGGTCGGAAGAAGCTGAAGAAGCGTTTAAAGCAGAACTTCGCGCCCAGTATGAAACCCAGGGCCATCCCTATTATGCCAGCGCCCGCTTATGGGATGACGGGGTCATTGCGCCTGAAGACACCCGTATGGTGTTGGGATTAAGTCTGTCCGCGGCATTGAATGCCCCCATTTCAGCGACACGCTTTGGCGTTTTTCGCATGTAA
- a CDS encoding carbon-nitrogen hydrolase, which translates to MTSNTLTIGLVQEKWYENPDEHRDRLASGIITAAKKGAELVCLQELTLSPYFCTRNDVDGKPYMEDIHTGPTAQFVSDMAKTAGVCITASLFEQAGYNTAVAFNEQGKLIAVTRKQHIPSGEKYHEDYYFKPGDSDYPVHTIAGHRFGLPTCYDQWFPELSRIYGLKGAEVLVYPTAIGGEPTAPGFDSQPMWQKVMVAQGIMANTFMVAVNRIGCENELEFYGSSFISNPLGEILVQAPRNEPAVLVAPLDFNQRDLWGRLFPFPNQREPNTYHALAKPRGFFKGELT; encoded by the coding sequence ATGACGAGTAACACATTGACAATTGGTTTGGTACAGGAAAAATGGTATGAAAATCCAGACGAACACCGCGACCGTCTTGCTTCAGGGATCATCACGGCAGCCAAAAAAGGGGCCGAACTGGTTTGCCTGCAGGAACTAACCCTGTCGCCTTATTTCTGTACCCGCAACGACGTGGATGGCAAACCGTACATGGAAGACATTCACACAGGCCCCACCGCGCAGTTTGTCAGCGACATGGCTAAAACAGCCGGTGTTTGCATTACCGCCTCACTGTTTGAACAAGCCGGTTACAATACCGCGGTGGCCTTCAATGAGCAGGGTAAGCTTATCGCCGTCACCCGCAAGCAACACATTCCCAGCGGTGAAAAATACCATGAAGATTATTATTTTAAACCGGGTGATTCCGATTACCCTGTTCATACCATCGCCGGGCATCGTTTTGGTTTGCCCACCTGCTACGATCAATGGTTCCCAGAATTATCGAGAATTTACGGCTTAAAAGGCGCAGAGGTGCTGGTTTATCCTACTGCCATCGGTGGCGAACCCACAGCTCCGGGATTTGACAGCCAGCCCATGTGGCAAAAAGTCATGGTGGCTCAGGGAATCATGGCCAATACCTTTATGGTGGCTGTCAACCGCATCGGCTGTGAAAACGAGTTGGAATTTTATGGCAGCAGTTTCATCAGTAATCCGCTGGGCGAGATCCTGGTACAGGCCCCCCGCAATGAGCCGGCTGTACTGGTTGCGCCACTCGATTTCAATCAGCGCGACCTGTGGGGCCGCCTGTTTCCTTTTCCCAATCAACGTGAACCAAACACTTACCATGCGCTTGCCAAGCCCCGCGGCTTTTTCAAAGGAGAATTAACCTGA
- a CDS encoding acetyl/propionyl/methylcrotonyl-CoA carboxylase subunit alpha, giving the protein MFNRILIANRGEIACRVIRTAKKMGIETISVYSLADQNSPFVRLADKAYCVGEASAKSSYLNINAILDAAKASGAEAIHPGYGFLSENPQFARACEQAGIVFIGPSVSAMEAMASKQLAKQLLEKTSVPLTPGYHGNEQSDAHLLNEARRIGFPVLLKAASGGGGKGMRAVHQDTDFLQALAGARREAMASFADDTMIIEKLVLNPRHVEVQVMADNHGGVVHLFERDCSIQRRHQKIIEEAPAPRLNDDLRQRLATAACEVARSIDYRGAGTVEFLVDGDSDFYFMEMNTRLQVEHPVTEKITGFDLVEWQIKIAANAPLPATQDTIRHSGHALECRIYAEDPHQGFIPSIGDIHFLKEPEGDNIRIDSGVTCGSGITMYYDPMIAKLITWGNTRDEAIQHMQRALSDYAIGGVKTNIPFLQAIVANEAFIAANLSTDFLQQQAIHLTAPDKKQALLMAAAYDYLQLHRHQDLLLRQSVAWQSNLRSHWYCRYVTGEQAYCLKIDAVNERQFQVTLENEPTLTLTAGLDGDWLTLDDGRQQQSARVNYFQGKLYCYINGGPVIVSPYHWDDLGQQAGPKGELTAPMPATVVAILKNKGDKVKEGERLIVLEAMKMEHTIHAPKNGTLAELYYEVGSQVQEGAQLLALQD; this is encoded by the coding sequence ATGTTTAACCGAATTCTTATCGCTAACCGCGGCGAAATTGCCTGCCGGGTGATTCGAACCGCTAAAAAAATGGGCATTGAAACCATTTCCGTTTATTCGCTTGCCGATCAAAACAGCCCGTTTGTGCGCCTCGCGGATAAAGCCTACTGTGTGGGGGAAGCCAGCGCCAAAAGCAGTTATTTGAATATCAATGCCATTCTGGACGCAGCCAAGGCATCGGGGGCTGAAGCCATTCATCCCGGTTACGGTTTTCTATCAGAAAATCCGCAATTTGCCCGTGCCTGCGAACAGGCCGGTATTGTGTTCATTGGCCCAAGCGTTTCGGCTATGGAAGCCATGGCATCAAAACAGCTGGCCAAGCAGTTACTGGAAAAAACCTCCGTGCCGCTGACACCGGGCTATCACGGCAACGAGCAAAGCGATGCACACCTGCTGAACGAAGCCCGACGCATTGGTTTTCCGGTATTGCTTAAGGCCGCAAGCGGCGGCGGCGGCAAGGGCATGCGTGCCGTGCATCAGGACACTGATTTTCTGCAGGCCCTGGCCGGCGCCCGCCGCGAAGCCATGGCCAGTTTTGCCGACGACACGATGATCATCGAAAAGCTGGTATTAAACCCGCGTCACGTGGAAGTGCAGGTCATGGCCGACAATCATGGTGGGGTCGTGCATCTTTTTGAGCGCGATTGCTCCATTCAAAGGCGTCATCAGAAAATCATTGAAGAAGCTCCGGCCCCCCGTTTAAATGATGACTTGCGTCAACGCCTCGCGACAGCAGCCTGTGAGGTGGCGCGTTCCATTGATTACCGCGGCGCAGGGACTGTTGAATTCCTGGTGGATGGCGACAGCGATTTTTATTTTATGGAAATGAATACCCGCCTGCAGGTGGAACATCCAGTCACCGAGAAAATCACCGGTTTTGATCTGGTGGAATGGCAGATTAAAATTGCCGCCAATGCACCGCTTCCAGCGACTCAGGACACCATTCGCCACTCGGGTCATGCGCTGGAATGCCGCATCTATGCGGAAGATCCGCATCAGGGTTTTATTCCCTCCATCGGCGACATTCATTTTCTAAAAGAGCCTGAGGGGGACAACATCCGTATCGATAGCGGTGTGACCTGCGGGTCCGGCATTACCATGTATTACGACCCCATGATTGCCAAATTAATTACCTGGGGGAACACGCGCGATGAAGCCATTCAACACATGCAGCGGGCATTAAGCGATTATGCCATTGGCGGCGTTAAGACCAACATCCCCTTTCTGCAGGCCATTGTTGCCAATGAAGCATTTATTGCTGCCAACCTGAGCACGGATTTCCTGCAACAGCAAGCCATCCATCTGACCGCCCCAGACAAAAAACAGGCTTTGCTCATGGCGGCCGCCTATGACTATCTGCAATTGCATCGCCATCAAGACCTTTTACTTCGTCAAAGCGTTGCCTGGCAATCCAATTTACGCAGCCACTGGTACTGCCGCTATGTGACAGGCGAGCAAGCGTATTGCCTTAAAATCGACGCCGTGAATGAAAGGCAGTTTCAGGTGACTCTGGAAAATGAACCCACTCTGACGTTAACCGCAGGCCTTGATGGTGACTGGTTAACACTCGATGACGGCAGGCAGCAGCAATCCGCCCGGGTTAATTATTTTCAAGGTAAATTGTATTGCTACATCAACGGCGGTCCGGTGATTGTCAGTCCCTACCATTGGGACGATTTAGGCCAGCAGGCCGGTCCCAAGGGGGAACTGACTGCCCCCATGCCCGCAACGGTAGTTGCCATTCTTAAAAACAAGGGTGACAAGGTGAAAGAAGGCGAACGCCTGATTGTGCTTGAAGCCATGAAAATGGAGCACACCATTCATGCACCCAAAAATGGCACTCTGGCGGAATTGTACTATGAAGTCGGTTCCCAGGTGCAGGAAGGCGCACAGTTACTGGCACTACAGGATTAA
- a CDS encoding acetyl-CoA C-acyltransferase, translated as MDQNDIVIVAAKRTPMGSMLGALSALTAPELGAIAHRAALEQAGISPSDIDEVITGCVLQAGIGQAPGRQAAIGAGIPDSTGATTINKMCGSGMKAVMLGHDLIKAGSANVVLASGMESMSNAPYLLDKARSGYRLGHGQLKDHMFLDGLEDAYERGQLMGCFAEQTAEHFGFTRAQQDEYASRSLTRALQAQQDNGFADEIVPVTIKDRKGEITVSKDESPDAGKLNKIATLRPAFKADGTVTAANSSSISDGAASLILMTAEQAKKRGIKPLARILAHATHAQAPEWFTTAPVDAIRKVMSKAGWTKNEVDLFEINEAFAVVAMAAISQLELDDNKVNIHGGACALGHPIGASGARILVTLIHALKQRQKTRGIAALCIGGGEATAMAIELV; from the coding sequence ATGGATCAGAATGATATCGTCATCGTTGCTGCCAAACGCACCCCCATGGGTAGCATGCTGGGCGCTCTGTCAGCATTGACAGCACCGGAATTAGGGGCCATTGCTCATCGCGCAGCACTCGAACAGGCTGGCATTTCTCCCTCTGATATTGATGAAGTCATCACCGGCTGCGTATTACAGGCAGGCATCGGACAGGCGCCTGGACGCCAGGCCGCCATTGGCGCCGGCATCCCTGATTCCACGGGCGCAACCACCATTAATAAAATGTGCGGCTCTGGCATGAAAGCGGTGATGCTGGGTCATGATTTAATCAAAGCCGGTTCCGCCAATGTCGTGCTGGCCAGCGGCATGGAAAGCATGAGCAATGCACCTTACCTGCTTGATAAAGCCCGCTCCGGCTATCGTCTTGGCCATGGTCAGCTTAAAGATCACATGTTCCTCGACGGGCTGGAAGATGCCTATGAGCGTGGCCAGTTAATGGGTTGTTTTGCTGAGCAGACAGCTGAACATTTTGGCTTTACCCGGGCTCAGCAGGATGAATACGCATCCCGTTCATTGACTCGTGCCCTGCAGGCGCAACAGGACAATGGTTTTGCTGACGAAATCGTACCCGTCACCATCAAAGACCGTAAAGGCGAAATCACCGTATCCAAAGATGAAAGCCCCGACGCCGGCAAATTAAACAAGATTGCCACGCTGCGTCCGGCGTTTAAAGCGGATGGCACAGTGACTGCCGCCAACTCAAGCTCCATCTCCGATGGCGCAGCAAGCCTTATCCTCATGACCGCCGAACAGGCTAAAAAACGCGGCATAAAGCCCCTGGCCCGTATTCTTGCTCACGCAACCCATGCTCAGGCACCAGAGTGGTTTACTACGGCCCCAGTGGATGCAATTCGTAAAGTCATGAGCAAAGCCGGCTGGACTAAAAATGAAGTGGATCTTTTTGAGATCAACGAAGCCTTTGCGGTAGTCGCCATGGCGGCCATTAGCCAGCTTGAACTGGATGACAATAAGGTCAATATCCACGGCGGCGCCTGCGCTTTGGGCCACCCCATCGGGGCATCCGGTGCGCGCATTTTAGTCACGCTCATCCATGCGCTGAAACAACGCCAGAAAACTCGCGGCATTGCTGCTCTCTGCATTGGCGGCGGAGAAGCAACGGCCATGGCCATTGAACTGGTTTAG
- the speA gene encoding biosynthetic arginine decarboxylase, with product MTHQTSTGSNFYNISHWGEGYFTVNQQGNIEISKHPEETGVELKAIVNAANRAGLQLPLLIRFTDILHDRVAKIYEAFTQAIEEIDYQGRYTLVYPIKVNQECSVVKELLKAPDHEVGLEAGSKPELVAVIGLLGETPSTIICNGYKDACYIRTALIAQQMGHQVFIVIEKQSELETILKESAKMGIRPRIGIRIRLVTKGAGKWENTGGAKSKFGLNAEQVLTIVNQLKDRGYLDCLQLMHCHLGSQIANILDIRQCMLEVARYYVELRRMGASIDTVDVGGGLSVDYEGTRSSTGCSMNYSLKEYATNILLAMRHLCEESGMPEPHIISESGRALTAHHATLVTNITDVEQIKRKPTLPRIAPDDSHVIHDIWNTYLSIADSTPSEVFNYASHSLDEAHSMFKHGVMTLEEKAKVEELFTAICLEIQQQPLDENTPADSELLEMINERLAAKIFCNLSFFQSMPDAWAIGQIFPVTPISHLNEEPSMHSILQDLTCDSDGTLKQYTGRDWIYTTLMLPPYDPNNPYAIAFFLVGAYQEILGNLHNLFGDTNSLDVKLTGNGQFEIKDLVSGDTVTNVLHYAHFDTKKLLLSYEKQLLNTDLPDEIIQLYLNELRSIFTQQTYLDGNKNKG from the coding sequence ATGACACACCAAACCTCAACGGGCAGCAATTTTTATAATATTTCACATTGGGGTGAAGGTTATTTCACAGTCAATCAGCAGGGTAATATCGAAATCAGTAAACACCCGGAAGAAACCGGGGTTGAACTGAAAGCGATCGTGAATGCAGCGAATCGAGCCGGCCTGCAGTTGCCGCTGCTGATTCGCTTTACAGACATTCTCCACGATCGCGTGGCAAAAATTTATGAAGCATTCACACAGGCGATTGAAGAAATTGATTACCAGGGACGCTACACGCTGGTTTATCCCATCAAGGTCAATCAGGAATGTTCTGTCGTTAAGGAGCTGCTTAAAGCCCCCGATCATGAGGTGGGACTTGAGGCCGGCAGCAAACCTGAACTGGTAGCAGTCATCGGCCTGTTAGGCGAAACACCGTCCACGATCATCTGCAACGGCTACAAAGACGCCTGTTACATCCGCACCGCCCTGATTGCCCAACAGATGGGCCATCAGGTTTTTATCGTGATTGAAAAGCAGTCCGAACTGGAAACCATTCTGAAAGAATCCGCCAAAATGGGCATTCGCCCAAGGATCGGTATCCGCATCCGCCTGGTGACCAAAGGCGCCGGTAAATGGGAAAACACCGGGGGTGCGAAGTCCAAGTTCGGTTTGAATGCGGAACAGGTTTTAACCATTGTCAATCAGTTAAAAGACCGCGGTTACCTCGATTGCCTGCAATTAATGCATTGCCATCTGGGCTCACAGATTGCCAACATCCTCGATATTCGCCAGTGCATGCTGGAGGTGGCGCGATATTATGTCGAATTGCGGCGAATGGGCGCCTCCATTGACACCGTTGACGTGGGCGGCGGCCTGAGTGTGGATTACGAAGGCACGCGATCCAGCACCGGCTGCTCGATGAACTACAGTCTCAAGGAATACGCGACCAACATTCTTTTAGCCATGCGTCATCTTTGCGAAGAAAGCGGCATGCCAGAACCTCACATCATTTCCGAATCAGGCCGTGCATTGACCGCTCACCACGCCACCCTGGTCACCAACATCACCGATGTGGAACAGATTAAGCGGAAACCGACACTGCCGCGTATTGCTCCCGATGACTCTCACGTCATTCACGACATCTGGAATACTTACCTCTCCATTGCCGACAGCACGCCAAGCGAAGTGTTTAACTATGCCTCTCATTCGCTCGATGAAGCGCACTCCATGTTCAAACACGGGGTCATGACGCTTGAAGAAAAGGCAAAAGTCGAAGAACTGTTCACTGCCATCTGTCTTGAAATCCAACAACAGCCGCTCGACGAAAATACCCCCGCCGACAGCGAATTGCTGGAAATGATTAATGAACGGTTGGCGGCAAAAATTTTCTGCAACCTGTCTTTCTTCCAATCAATGCCAGATGCCTGGGCCATAGGACAAATCTTCCCGGTGACGCCAATTTCGCACCTTAACGAAGAACCAAGCATGCACAGCATTCTGCAGGATTTAACCTGTGACTCTGACGGCACCTTAAAGCAATACACGGGACGCGACTGGATCTATACCACCCTGATGCTTCCGCCTTATGATCCCAATAATCCCTATGCCATTGCCTTTTTCCTGGTAGGCGCTTATCAGGAAATTTTAGGAAATCTTCATAATTTGTTCGGCGATACCAATTCGCTGGACGTTAAACTAACCGGCAATGGTCAATTTGAGATCAAAGATTTAGTCAGCGGCGACACCGTAACCAACGTGCTTCATTACGCGCATTTTGACACCAAAAAACTGCTGCTGTCTTATGAAAAACAATTACTGAATACTGACCTGCCGGACGAGATAATTCAATTGTATTTGAATGAATTACGCAGTATTTTTACCCAGCAAACGTATCTCGATGGCAATAAAAACAAAGGATAA